One Halioglobus japonicus DNA segment encodes these proteins:
- a CDS encoding DUF6492 family protein yields the protein MSRHNEILEIVTCSYRPDLERCSRLCASIDEFVDPTIVHTLLVPRRDREAFTSLENHRRRVLAVEAVVPGRYRQLPFSEKLWIDAWGWPLRGWVMQQLVKLSISEAVGAELIVFADSDLQFIRPLAKERIFSGGKLRLHRVPCSMNEGRHLRWRARAAELLGESRDYFGSDYVGQLITWRRSNLVALHAHIESVTGRPWHTVFARSLDISEYILYGSFAEHVLGLETAGHFPEATDLCHCCWFDHQAQGLLNGTIEVAPEALALHVQSNLKLTPEHERAVFASALRYGVSRQEEWA from the coding sequence ATGTCACGCCACAATGAAATTCTGGAGATTGTCACCTGCTCATATCGTCCGGACCTCGAGCGGTGCAGTCGGCTGTGTGCCAGTATCGACGAATTCGTCGATCCTACTATCGTGCACACGCTGCTCGTGCCTCGCCGAGATCGCGAAGCATTTACGAGCCTGGAAAACCATCGCCGTAGGGTGTTGGCGGTAGAGGCGGTTGTGCCGGGTCGCTATCGACAGTTGCCGTTTAGTGAAAAGCTTTGGATAGACGCCTGGGGTTGGCCGTTGCGCGGTTGGGTCATGCAGCAGTTGGTTAAACTCAGTATCAGTGAAGCGGTGGGCGCCGAGCTAATCGTCTTCGCGGATTCTGACCTGCAGTTTATTCGACCGCTGGCCAAAGAGCGCATCTTCAGCGGCGGAAAGCTGCGCTTACATAGAGTCCCATGCTCAATGAACGAAGGTCGCCACTTGCGCTGGCGCGCGCGGGCAGCTGAGCTGCTTGGTGAGTCACGTGACTATTTTGGCAGCGATTATGTGGGGCAGCTCATCACCTGGCGCAGAAGCAATCTGGTGGCCCTGCACGCACATATTGAGTCGGTAACCGGTCGCCCCTGGCACACTGTGTTTGCGCGAAGTCTCGATATCTCTGAATACATTCTTTACGGCAGCTTCGCGGAGCACGTACTGGGATTGGAGACCGCAGGTCATTTCCCTGAAGCGACGGATCTATGCCACTGCTGCTGGTTTGACCACCAGGCGCAGGGGCTGCTGAATGGCACGATTGAGGTTGCCCCGGAAGCATTGGCACTGCACGTGCAGTCCAATCTTAAGTTAACGCCGGAGCATGAGCGCGCGGTCTTTGCGTCGGCGCTCAGGTACGGTGTCAGCCGTCAGGAGGAATGGGCATGA